Part of the Muntiacus reevesi chromosome 8, mMunRee1.1, whole genome shotgun sequence genome is shown below.
catcttgtttaaaaaaaaaaaacttttaagaactGAAAAAGGATGACTACAACCACAttctaagaaaggaaaaatttccTCCAAAAGagcatattcttttgtttttatacaaCATGTTAGCACTCAAGAATTATAATTTGGCTGTAACAAAGGtaagattttctatttaaaaagaaaatgaaattacagaTGCATGAAGAGCAAAAGTTTAATATACCAAAGACATTTTGTTTGATGCACTTAATATCAATATTTGGAGggatttttaagatttaaaaagaagGCATTAATAATAGCTCTGTACAGTAATAtttaaaagaacaagaaaatgaaaacatctttATACCATATTTTCACAAACTGCTCTAAAGACAGCAAACTCGTgctcagttctttttcttttgttttaaaataagttatcAATAATTCTAAACCAGTCTAAAATGTATTGTTCATGAGTCAAATCTAAGCATTCATACTTGCAAAAATGTTTTGCAATTAGTCCTTGGCCTACAGAGAGACTGGAGTTTACTTTCAAATTGTATGACTGGCTTCCAATAATCCCTTATCAGTAGACTTACAAGCAAAATACCAGATATTAAGGATCAGATTTAATTCTTTGGTATAAGCATGAAACTGTTATTGATAGCTTTCCGTGGCTAGCATAAACCAAGTAACCAAAGGATCATGAGAAACAACAATGAAGTCTAGTATACCCTGCAACACAGGCAGGAGACATAACAATGTCTTATGTTTTTACAGGGAAAATCAACACAAATAATACACTACAGGGAAAACTAACACCTACTTAGAGGTTTTAACATTATAGCAAATCAAAAAGTTAAGCTTCAAAATGACCAAACTTGTAACCTGTAGTCTGAATATTTTGCTGCATTTTGGTATTATACCATAACTTAAAATTTACAGCCATCTGAGGACTTTCAGCACTAGCTTGGCACAACAAATTAACTCCTCCTAACCCTCCAGAGTATGAGAGGGGGAAATCTTTTCTCACCACAAATGCCTGAACTTTACACAAGAAATCAGAAGCAAAGGTACAGAACAAGGTCATAATAATGTTAACTCTATTATAATTTTGCACTTTTAACCTTGtgacatatacatttttttaagagcTGTATGTATACTGTTCAACTTAGTaaacttaaaatttaactttttcaaATAAGAAGTCCAGGACTTTATGGCTAATTCTCCTATCAAAATATCTATGGAACTcaatccattttaattataaattattctaAATATCATCTGAAGAATACTTTGTGCACACTAGACTCAAAACTACACTAAATCCAAACAGTATACCTGTGACCtagattttaaagtcttcatcTCAGTTACCATCTTCCACCTGCTACTTTCTCTCCACACAAATTACCAGATTTTTACTCTGGACTTTCCTCCAATTAGGCTCTATCAGATAACTTTGTAAACACCCACTTACAGCCTTTAAACACCAAGATTTTAAACACAAGCTAATGCCTGGAGTcacattttttgttaaaaaaaaaaagttcagcatTAAAGATTTACAACTCTGGAGGATTAACCTAatgttatttgaaaaatgaacCAAGTTCCAGATACCCCCATAAATCTTAAACCCCCAAACTgaaattctaataattttttatatCCCTAAAGAAGAAAAGTCAACTGCACTTATTACACCAACACTATTAAAGTATAAGTGACAGCAACAAAGGGACCTACTTCAAATCTTGAAGACCAAGATTTACCATGGCAAGGtgtaaaaaatgagcaaaggtgATGAGATCCTAAATACCACCATCATAAAATAATCAATTTCTATCTTTCCACATTCTTTCTGCTGCATGAGGAATCAAAAAAGTCAAATAGAGAATTGTTCTGTCTGGGCCAACCATGAAATCTTTAAGAACATATAGGTATATTCCCTGTTACTCTTTCAGGGCATTATttatacatgtttaaaaaaaaacttcaaaaataaaattaagagttATTTAGCCTTgtgaatattttgaaataaagtttCTTGAATTTCTGTAATGAACTCTTCAAgcaattagatttttttaagagTCATCACTCAAAAGTTCCTTTGACATGGGATCTATCCCACGGTTACAAAGCGGCTTCCTCCTTTGTTGAAAGTGAGAGTGGCTCTTTGTTCCTTCAGGATCCCAAATCGCTCATTCAAAGTCATCCCTGtctagagaaaacaaaacaaaacaaaaattaacaacttGACTGTAAGCTACATTTGCTTTGGAACAATAATGTGATCATAATGGTAATTCACAGTAACAATACCTAACATTTCCtgaatacttatatatatatgaactcaTTTAAATTCTAACAAACACCCATACAAAATAGGTGAATTTAGTGAAGTTTAGAGAAGATAGTTGTCTACTTGCAGGTCTAGAATTGAAACTGAGTAAGAATCCCtaaaatggcaatgccaaagaatgttcaaactaccacacaactatGCTtgtctcacatgttagcaaaggaatgctcaaaatccttcaagctaggcttcaatagtatatgaATCGAGgatctccagatgttcaaggtggatttgaaaaggcagaggaaccagagatcaaactgccgacatctactggatcataaaaaaaacaagggaatttcagaaaaacatctacttctgcttcattgactacactaaagcctttgtgtggatcacaactaactttgaacattcttaaagagatgggaataccagactgaaAGGAAAGTAACAActgacaaaataaaatcaaaatgagcaaaataaattTGGTCAAATTTCTGTCCATACAGAAAACTTTATCTTCACTCCacagttgacattttaaaatgtaacactcattcatgataaaaattctcagcaaattacaaatagaagggaacttcctcaaTCTGATAAAAACAGCCTACAACTAACATCaaacttaatggtgaaaaacaaTGCCTTCTCCTCAAGTCTGGAGACAAAGCAAGCAAACATACTCTCAACATAGTACTGAATGTCCTAGCCATcataatgaagaaaatgaaagatttaaagattggaaagaaattcaaagaatGACATGATTGCTTACAAAGAAAATCCGaagtaatttataaaattattaaaagcagaaagtgTATTTTAGCAAGATTACAAGGTTAATACAAAAACtgccaaaaccacagtgagatacacCACTTGACATGCATCAGAATGTCTAAAATCATACGACAGATAATAACAAATCCTGGCAAGGACAAGGAAAATTTCAGCTCTTTCTGAAATGTTGGAAGGAATGGTACTGCAGCTACTtctctggaaaacaatttggtaCTTCACCAAAGGTTAAACCCAGAATTAtaatatgatctagcaattccattctTAGGTATTTGtcaaggagaaataaaatatactcaCACAAAAACATGAatatacaggtttttgtgtgagcaTATGTACATTAATGTTCAGAGGAGCATTATCCACAATACCCAAagaatggaaacaatccaaatgtccatcaactgacaaataaaatacaatatatcCATATGGTGGAATGTTattcaggaataaaaagaaataaaatattgatatacaCAATGGATAAACCATGAAaaaactatgctaagtgaaaaaagcctcACATATTATATGATCCCATTCacatgaaatgtccaaaataagcaaattcagagacagagaacagacagACCAGTAGTTTCCTAGGGATGAGTATAGTTAGGACATCCTATTTAATTCATTATACAACattagttttgttaattaaaatattttcagtcaaTGGCCCAGAGaaatatgggggggggggtggaaattTACCTGTTTTCCAACACTGTTTATGTCAAACTGTAGGGGGACACCTTTAGGAACTTTCTTTACATCAGATTGATCCCGTTTTGTCAAGAATGAGGGCACAGCAGTACGAGTTAATCGTGGTTTCTGAGTTCtattaggaaaaaattaaaataaggccagttaaacaatgaaaagaagagaaataaatcacTTGGTTCATAAGACATCTTGACTTGTATACATGTTCAACTGTAAGAAGGCCACTTTATTTACATTCTCAATAACCCTGCCAAcccagttcttttattttttgaagtatagttaatttacaattttgtgtttttcaggtatacaacatagtgattcagtatttttgcagatatTTCATTATATGTTGTTATATGATAATAGGTCtaatttcctatgctatacagtaaatccttgttgcttatctattttatatatagtaatttgtatctgttaattccatacatctgattttttccttctgccttctctgccctctatataaccacaagtttgttttctatgtctgcaagtctgtttctgctttctatatacattcatttgtattattttttagattccatatataagtaataaatagtatttgtctttctctgacttatttaactAAGTATAACATTCtctcagtccatccatgttgctgcaaataacagtatttcattctttttatagctgagtaacattccattgtatatacacatatatatgcatatatatatatatatatgccacatcttatttatccattcatctcttgatgtacacttaggttgcttccatgtcttgactactgtaaacagtgctgttataaagaacactggggtgcatgtatctttttgatttagtgttttttcatttttttccagatatatacccaggagtggaactggtagttctatttttaagaaacctctatcctgttttccacagtggatgaaccagtttacattctcaccaacagtgtacatgggttcccttttctccatgtcctctctgacatttattatttgtagactttttgatgagagcTATTCTGACAGGTGAAGTGATACTTCACTgaggttctgatttgcatttctttaacaattagtggtgctaagcatcttttcatgtgcctgctagccatctgtatgtcttctttggaaaaatgtctgttcaggtcttcttcCCACCTTTTGACTGAACTGTTTTCATATTGACttgtataagctgtttgtatactttggatTTTAACTCattgttggttgcatcatttgcaaatactttcttgcattctgtaggctgtcttctgattttgttgatggcttccttggttgtgtaaaagctttaaagtttaattagatcccatttgtttacttttgttcttatttctttcGCCTTTGGATACTGATCCAAGAAAATTCTGCTATGGTTTATGTCAGGGTGTGACCTCccacctttgttctttttttctcagaattgctttggTAATTTGGGGTCACCTGgggttccatgtaaattttatctgctctagttctgtgaaaaatgtcctgggtattttgataggtattgcattaACTCTACAGATTGCTCAgtaatatggtcattttaataatattaattctcccaatccaagagcatgggattatctttacatttctttgaatcatctcaAATTTCCTTCATCAATGTCTTGCAGTTTTCAACATACAGGtccttcacctccttggttaagtttattcctaggcattgtgtaaacacaattttaaatgagttttcttttttactttctctttctgatatttcattattaatatatagaaacaGGTATTAACCTTGTATCCTACAACcttgctgaattaaaaaaaaaatacttggttCTTGACAGACTAATCTAGAGACTAAAATTTATAAACTGCTCACAGAACACCTCTGTAAGTAGAACTACAAACTTCTCAACAATTTGGAATGATTGGTCATTTCCGAGTCTTGATCTTCTACTAAAATAAAGCAACCTCTAAAATCTTAAAGAGACTCATCTGATGTTTTCATCTCAATTATTAAAATGGATGTATAGGTAAAACAAAAACTCTGTAAacctaggaattttttttttaattttattatttttaaaatatgttcatcaCAACTGACATAACTGATTTCATAACCTACTAATGGGTCACACACATTAACACAGACATTTTCCTCTGCTGTGTTAGCTTGAGTACGCCTGCATGAAGTTCCAAGAAACTAGCCAATCTGCTAGACCTGACAGGGGCTGACACGGGACTTTCAATTCTAAGTACATAACGTAGATATTCATTCCTGATACTTTTTGATGGGAAAAATTTAAGAGTGCCAGTTACAGTGTGGTCTAGTGAGGATCCAATGAGGTTTTTCCAAGGCTCGGTCAATTATCAGATTGAATTTGATATGGTTTAGAACTTTCTTGAAATGGATCCTTTACCTCCAGCCCAGTGCTACAAGTCTCAcctcttgcctgtgaaatcagGGTTCAGctcaccaccccccgcccccgcccaggcAATATCACTTCTGGCTTCAACCTAGGAAGTTTATAATGCAATAAATATAATGGAATGGTGAAGTTAATTAAGgtcatttaaataaaagaatgggcttccctggtggctcagtggtaaagaatctgcctgccaatgcaggagacttgggtttgatccctgggtcaagaagatcccatggaaaaggaaagagcaacccactccagtattcctgcctgggaaatccatggagagagaaacctggaggctgtagtccatagggtcacagacatgaattagctactaaacaacaacaaaaataaaagaatatactatgaagtctttaaaaagaaggtGGATGTGTATGTAATGAAGTCCAAAACATGTAacttttttagttgtttttggcttttttgtttgtttacttgtttgctttggccatgctgtgtggctcgTGGAATCCTAGTGCCCTGTCCAattagggattgaatctgggccacaGCACTGAaagtactgagtcctaaccattgaaccaccaaggaattctctacttttaactttatattatttCCACTTTGTATCACTTTTATCCTTGTCTCAGTTTATCCTAACTTGGACATCATACTCTTGAGCAGAGTCAAATATATTTCTGTTATCTTATATACTGAGAGGTTataatttttgcaaaaaaaaaaaaaaaaagacttacacTGGGCACTGCACTGCTCCTGGATTATCAATGGATACAGTCAAAATTCCTCCATTTGTGGTGGAAGTTCGCCATCTAGTTTCAAAAAGCCAAAAATTTCATTAACATGAAAGGTTTATAAATACTACTGTGTATTCTAcataaaacatacattttaatgtAGCTATTACTTTTTCTAAGTTTTCAGAAATTATAGATACCTGGGCCCCAACATGATATAATTAATCAGCATATTGGTTGTAAGAACTGGACACttgaatttataaatatttttctgtgtaaCAGATATATGcacataaaaaaatcaaataattcagAAAAGCTTCTAATAAAAAGCAACAATCCTTTACTCCACTGTTCTCCCTTCCTGCTTCCCAGAGGCAGCACTTTTAACTTTTCCTGATTTTCTGCTTGTTACCTCCAGAGTTCACTAAAGAAGATACTTAGGTAATAGTATCTTGCTATGATAAGGATTCAGCTCATCACACTAtcctctggtttctcttcctatTTTGAAACATTCTGATGGCTGTATCActattttactttcattaaatttataaatacacttgaatttctttttccagtaGTATCTCTTGACATTTTCCCCTACCCCCGTTGTTAAGAAAGGACAACAGTATTTCTAATTCCTTCCCTCCACCTCTTCATCCACGTTGTACCACCCATTTTCTATCAGCTTTACTTTCATATTTATGTAGGTCAAAATCTGACATTTACATTACACTGTTACCAAATTAAGTATCTTGTGCTTTTTTCTATAGGTTGATCCTCAAACTCCAGTGCAACAGAATACTATCAGCATGAAGTTCAAATAGTTGCCATTCTTATACTCCAACTGCTCAAAATCATGCCTATTGTAGATGGCATCATATCTGAATCATGATCATGTGATATATGCTTTGTTTTCTAAGAACTAgccataattttaaatgatttagtTTTAACTCTGGTCATACTGATGGAATGTTACAACTCACACTTGCAGTGCAATTCTAAGAGacaaaaatatattcttaaaataccTCCATGGggtaaggagaaaaaaagcaatatgtcaaaagaaaacactgtattgtttttaaaaatttataaatattctaaaagCTCTACTGGATTTTCTTCTACTTATTCCATGAACTGGTTCATTTgtataaagcaattataaaaaaataaagagctatttcattaaaatggaataaacaggaaaaaaaatacagagtaatGCATTTGCTGCTAAAATGTGTAACACTGCCATGTGAAAATGCCAAATGTTTTGGGGGGgaaatcaacaaaaacaaaacaggatttACTTATTTCAGGCTCAATGGTTAATTCACTCTGGgtctcatttaatttctttttaactgcGGCACAAAGTAATTTAGGTCACTACTATTCTGGGAGTTTTGAAATGACATCTTGAAAAACAAACTGAAACTTACTGACGAGTTCTCTTTGCTACTACATCGTCTAGCAGTTGTTCTGAGTTCAACTGGGCCTGaacctgaaggggaaaaaaaaagcagtagaTCCCACAGAAAGCAGAGGATTTGAATCCAAAGAGCTATCCTGCTCTGTAACTTTATAACCCTGTGTGGTAGGTGTGAATGCAGGAGAGGAGCATGTGCCTATTCTGACAACACCTCTTTCTTGGGGTTCCTGTATCAGAATAAGtagtaaaaacaaatttattcctaaataacaTGTTAAATTCTTATAGGACACTGCCATCGAtgacaacaaaagagaaaagaggggaaaaaaaattaacctaaTGTCATGTTCTCCATATCCTAAACCCAAACCCTACCTTTATCATGGGTCATATCTATAATTGATGATTACTAAAGGTGGATGTTCAGGATCCTTTgtgtaaaaagaaaacactgtcaAGGGTTTTTTATACCTTCAGGCCTCTTCTGAAAAGAAAAGTTGCCTGTCGAGTGTCTTTCTGATGACTTAATTTATTTCCACTCCTGGTAAAATTATTTGGAATGTTATttctgcaacaacaacaaaaaaacacatgtacCATGAAAAGTCTGGGTCACTTAACAACTCTGAAACAtcttgaaaaaataagcaaaaatagttAAATTCACAGGCTAAAAATCTGAGGTATACTAAACACAAAGATTCAATTATATTGTTTACATGAAGCTATTGAGATCTGATTTACAGATATCATATAGCAATCTGGTTAATTTTGGAGCTAATTTATCTTACAAATATTCAACTGTCTAAAAGAATTAGTACAAAGAAAATCACACCTAGGTACGTCACTGTCAAACTGTTAAAAACcaacaataaagagaaaatattgaaatataacaTATTCTCCaaatctctgtccttcactcatATACATTGCTCTCCTTCACTCAGAatacatattatattaatataaataacacAAAAACTCATACTGTTCCACTGTTTGCTCTCTCCTGCATAGAATATTGTAACCTTAATTATGTTTGACTTGACTTGCACcaatttctttctaatttctatAGAAAGTTGGTAAAAGACAAATTTTCATACTTATCTGCTTATTTCTATACATAAATGTTTAACATGTCACCTCATCTTACCTCCAACCTTATAGAGGCTCAAATGCATAATTTCCCTAGTCATTTCAATTAACAAGGGCTCATTAATGGCTCAGGTAATTGACAAATTCTTGAGAAGTTcctcttttccaaaaaaaaaagtactcccAATTGATTCCCAAAACAAAGAGATCATAGTTGAGTAAAGTTACAATTATAGCCATTCCACATACacaaaaacttcatttttttgcttTGAATTATCTTCTATAAGAGATGAATAAATGGTATTTGTAACTGAAATAATAAAACTTcacagcttgtcaatttctacttTATCCTTACTGAGAACAGAGTaccataatcagttcagttcagttcagttcagtcgctcagtcatgtctaactctttgtgacctcttggactgcagcacaccaggcttcagtatccatcaccaactcccggagtttactcaaaatcatgtccatcaagttggtgatgccatccaaccatctcatcctctgacgatcccttctcctcctgccttcaattgttcccagcatcagggtcttttcaaatgaatcagttcttctcatcaggtggccaaaatattggagtttctgcttcagcatcagtccttccaatgaatattcaggactgatctcctttaggatggcctggttggatctccttgcttgtccaagggactctcaagagtcttctccaacaccacagttcaaaagcatcaattctttggcactcagctttctttacagtccaactctcacatccatacatgactactggaaaaaccatagctttgacaagatggaactttgttggcaaagtaatgtctctgctttttaatatgctgtctaggttggtcataactttcttccaaggagcaagtgtcttttaatttcacagctgcaatcaccacctgcagtgattttggagccccccaaaataaagtctgtcactgtttccattgtttcctcgtctatttgccatgaagtgataggaccagatgccatgatcttagttttctgaatgttgagttttaaggcaactttttcactctcctctttcacttttcatcaagaggctcttaagttcttccctttctgccataagggtggtgtcatctgcatatctgagattatggatatttctcccagcaatcttgattccagcttgtgcatcatccagcctggcattctgcatgatgtactctgcatataagttaaataagcagggtgacaatatacagccttgacatactccttttcctatttggaaccagtctgctgttccatgtccagttctaactgctgcttcttgacctgcatatagatttctcaggaggcaggtcacgtggtctggtattcccatctatttaaaaattttcctcagtttgttgtgatccacacagtcaaaggctttggcatagtcaataaagcagaagtaccaTAGTAACAGGTCACACTTTAAACAActgtctttttaacattttaaatatccttaattggtaaaatacatgtaaagTTTACGCTTTGGCCAGTTCGGTGGCATTCAGTGCATTCACGTGGTCGAACCATCTTTAGAAATGTTCACCTTCACAGACTAAACCTGTTTCCCTTCAACTCACTGCCCACCTCCGCCCAGCCCCCGGCTCCTACCCCTCTGCTGCCCATCTCTGTGAATCTGATTGCTCTGGGGACCTCACAGGAGTGGAATCACAGGACATaacctttttaatttaatatcaaaataatttcagctagtgactgccctggtggtctagtggttgagaatccacctttcaatgcaggggacacaggttcaatccctgatcagggaactaagatccacatacTCCAGGGTAACTAaggctgtgcaccacaactgctgaacccacatgccacaactagagagaagcccacgcaccacaatcAATGaatgatcctgcatgccacaactaagactggaCAGagacaaataaattatttatttatttatttactttacacttatttttattagttggaggctaattactttacaatattgtagtagtttttgccacacattgacatgaatcagccatggatttacatgtgaaaTAATTTAAGCTTAAGAAGTATTCATGAAAAATCCTTTCAGATTTGCTTTTCCCACAAATAACATACACTATTCTATTAAGAGCCACTGAGAGTGTGTAACAAATTCAGTTTTCAGAATTTTGAGTAATTCTGGCTGAGGTGTTTTTACCAAAACAATCAccttttgcagtttttttctatATGTCAAGGGAAACAAACAGAGTGATGCTTTTCTTAAGAAGTCTATAATTAGTTAAATTCATCAACAATACTGGTTCTAAGAAATAAGGAAGCTGTAACTAAATGCTTCCATACTGAGTGTTCAAACAGACATCCCATGTCTCGAAAATGACCAGACAATTACAACATCATTGCAAATTCACTGCTTTGAACTCTCAGTATAAGAAGTCCATCTTTATGAAGGATAATAGAATACTGTCTTATATTTGAGTACTTACTTTCTATTTAACTGGTTAGGTCTCTTGAGAGCTGCAACTGGTTTTCTCTGCACTTCATTTTGTCTCAGAAGGTTTGCCTTCCTTTTTAATGCTGGAAAATATCGTTCTATATTCTTTTAGAAAGCAAGAAACTATGTTAATTAGATTGCTTCATGCTCTATAACTTACTATATAAACATTTCTGAAGCAGAATGGACAGGGACTGACCACTACTTAGATGTACAGATTAGAGAAACAGAGAAGCTAAAACAATTTGAATATTTCCAGTCTAAGTGACCAAAAAGATAACCACATTATACTTAAAATACTTGCAACAAAAGAATAAttcaaacagaagaaagaattttttccattttggttatGTTCAGTTTGAGATACTCTGAGGGATACACAGGTGATGAGGAAACATGGCTTTGGAGATCAAGAGAAGAATCAGAGAGGCTGAAATGAAAATTTGGGAATCCGtcatttaaatatgattttgatGTCAAGTGAAGGTATAAGAGAGCCAAGTTTCTGATGCAGTTGTATAGTGCTAGCCAAGCAATCCCTGATGATTTCCTTGACCCTGACTGGACTAAAGTTGACCTTTAGAGGTCAGAGAAGTAGAAGAGATACGTTatctctcctttgtcttttgctctcTTAGAGGGTCCTAAGCAGTGTGGTTTGTGCTTCTATGATTCTACTGTTTTTAGTGAATTTGTGTTTTAAGCTTTGTTTGGTGTCTATTCATTTCTATGAGGTGTCTAAAGACTTTTGTGGGGACGAAATGTATTACAGTGTGCCCACAATCACTGTTTCCCTCCAGCATTTAGAGTCAGTCTTCCTTTTAATTAGCTCCCTCCCAGGACCTCTGCAAACAGTCACTTGTTAGGGCATCCACCAAGTTTAAAAGATTGGTTAATTTCCAGACATGTCTCAGACTCAGCAGTGGCATAACTTGAGCTGTTTCACAAGAAGCTCTTAGACCCCTTGCAAATAGGCTTCTCTCAAATCTATCTTAACAACTAA
Proteins encoded:
- the FYTTD1 gene encoding UAP56-interacting factor; translation: MNRFSTRLMGATATPPPAPPKARSNENLDKIDMSLDDIIKLNRKEGKKQNFPRLNRRLQQSGARQFRMRVRWGIQQNSGFGKNSLSRRGRVMPGKRRPYGVITGLAARKATGIRKGISPMNRPPLSDKNIERYFPALKRKANLLRQNEVQRKPVAALKRPNQLNRKNNIPNNFTRSGNKLSHQKDTRQATFLFRRGLKVQAQLNSEQLLDDVVAKRTRQWRTSTTNGGILTVSIDNPGAVQCPVTQKPRLTRTAVPSFLTKRDQSDVKKVPKGVPLQFDINSVGKQTGMTLNERFGILKEQRATLTFNKGGSRFVTVG